AGCAGCGGCGATGCGGCCTATGATCGTTCGGTCGTCGCGGCCATCAATAACGCCTCACCCTTGCCCGTACCGTCAGGACCTGAATTCGATCGATTTCGCCGGTTCCGCTTCCGGTTCACACCGACACCGAGGTAGCCCAAGCCATGTACCGATCCCTGTTGCTCCTGCTCGCGCTCGCCGTCGGCGGGCTGACACCCGCCTGGGCCGAGCTGACCATCGAGGTCACAGGTGGCGTGGAAGGTGCGCAGCCCATCGCCGTGGTGCCGTTCGGTTCGGCGCCCAGCGTCAACCCACCGGTCGACGTCGCGGCGATCATCAGCGCCGACCTGGCGCGTACCGGCCGTTTTCGGGCGATGCCGACGCGCGAGATGCTGACCACGCCGCACCGCGCCGAGGAGGTCGACCTGCGCGAGTGGCGTCTGCTCGGCATGAACAGCCTGGTCATCGGCGAGGTCGTGCCGGGGTCGGTGGCCGGCTTCGAGATCAACTGCGTCCTCTTCGACGTTTTCAGCGGTGACCAACTGCTCGGCCTGTCGATGCCGGCCAGCGCCGCCGGGATGCGCCTCGCCGCCCACCGCCTCGCCGATGCGATCTACGAGGAGCTCACCGGCGAGAAGGGCGTCTTCTCGACCCGTATCGCCTACGTCACCGTCGAGCCCGAGGGCGACGGGCGGCGCACGACACTGCGTGTCGCCGATGCCGATGGCCGCAACCCGCAGACCATCGTCTCCTCGCGCGAACCGATCATGTCGCCGGCCTGGGCCCCGGACGGGCGGCGCCTCGCCTATGTCTCGTTCGAGAACGGGCGCTCCAACATCTATCTCCAAGAACTCGCCAGCGGGCGGCGCGAGTTGCTCGCGAGCTATCCTGGCATCAATGGCTCGCCGGCCTTCTCGCCCGATGGCGCTCGCCTGGCGATGACGCTGTCGAAGGACGGCAACGCGGAGATCTACGTCCTCGACCTGCTGACCCGCGAGTTGCGCCGCATCACCGACCACTACGCGATCGACACCGAGCCGGCCTTCTCGCCGGACGGCAACACGATCGTCTTCACCTCCGATCGCGGCGGCCAGCCGCAGATCTACCGGGTCGCCGCGGCCGGTGGCACCGCCGAGCGGGTGACCTTCCAGAACGACTACAATGCCCGTGCGAGCTTCGCCCCCGACGGGCGCTCGCTGGCGCTCGTCACCCGGGCCGGCGGCCGCTTCCGGGTCGCCCGCCTCGATCTCGTGCGCAACGACCTGCGACCGTTGAGCGGCGGTCCGCTCGACGAGTCGCCGAGTTTCGCCCCCAATGGCAGCATGATAATTTATGCCACCCTGCAGAATGGACGTGGCGTGTTGGCCGCCACCTCGATCGATGGCAGCGTCACGCAGCGGCTTACCCAGGAGGCGAGCGACGTGCGCGAGCCCGCCTGGTCGCCTTTCATCGACTGAGGAGAGCGTCGTGGACAGACCCGTTCGACCCACCCTGTTGCTCGCGTTGACCGTCCTCGCCTTGGGCGGCTGCGGGACGACGCCCCCCAAGACCCCGGAGACGCCGCCTTCGGGGAACGGCACCATGACCGCCGGAATCGACAATGGCGGGGTCGGTCAGCCCGCTCCCTGGGAGAATCCGACGAGTCCGATCTATCGCCGGGTCATCTATTTCGGCTATGACCGCAGCGATATCCTGCCCGAGTACGTGCCGTTGCTGCGCACCCATGCCGACTGGTTGGCGAAGCACCCGGATACCCGCGTGACGATCGAAGGGCACACCGATGAGCGCGGTACCCGAGAATACAATCTCGCCCTGAGTGATCAGCGGGCCAACGCCGTGCGCCGCTTCCTGATCACCGAGGGGGTGCGCGAGGCACAGCTCGACACGCTGAGCTATGGTGAAGAGAAGCCCGCCAGCGTGGGCCACGGCGAATCCTCCTGGTCGATGAACCGGCGTGCGGAGCTCGATTATCACGGAGGCTGAGATGCGGTCGACCCATCTTCTCGCGCTCGTCATCGGCGTGCTGCTGGCCCTGCCAGCCGCCGCCGATTCCCAACTCGAGGCCCGGGTCGCGCGCCTGGAGCGTGTCCTGCGCAACCAGGCGCCATCGGACCTGCTCCTTGAGGTGCAGCGCCTGCGCCAGGACGTGCAGGATCTGCGCGGCCAGGTCGAGACCCAGCAGCACGTCCTGGATCTGCTCCAGCGCCAGGCCGCCGGCGTCGAACCCGCGGGCGCCGATGCGTCGACGGAGTTCAGGGGGCGGGACGACCTCGACTTGTCGCCGCCTCGTGGCGATTTCTGGGGGATGGGAGCCGCGGACCCGACGCGTGATCGCGATGCCACCGTCGGGTCCGATGCCGCGTCCGGCGGAGTTCCGACCCTGCCCTCGCCGGAGACCTCGGCCGGGGGCGAGCGCGAGGCCTACCAGGCGGCCTTTGGCCTGCTCAAGGAGCGGCGCTACGAGGACGCCATCGCCGCCTTCGAGGCGCTGCTGCGCAACTATCCGCAGGGCACCTATACCGACGATGCCCTGTTCTGGTTGGGGGAGACCTACTATGTCACCCGCGACTATCCCGACGCGATCGCCCAGTACGACCGGCTGATCGCCGACTATCCGCAGAGCGCCCGCCTGCCGAGCGCCATGCTCAAGGTCGGTTATATCCATGACGAGGAGGGGCGCGCGGAGGATGCCCGCGCCATCTTCGAGGCGATCAGGGCGCGTTATCCGTATAGCAACGAGGCACGTCTGGCCGCCGATCGGCTCGCCCGCATGGACGGCGAGGGTCGCTGACGGCCCGCCCCGCCGGTCTCCCCGATGGGCGAGGACGCCGCACGCCTGCGCGTTACCGAGATCTTCCACTCGCTGCAAGGCGAGGGCCTCGCGACCGGCGAGCGCACCGCCTTCGTGCGCCTGACCGGTTGCCCGCTGCGCTGCCGCTACTGCGACAGCGCCTACGCCTTCACCGGCGGCACGCGGCTGACGATCCCGGCCGTCCTCGAGCGGGTCGCCGCCCACCAGGTGCGTCACGTCTGCGTCACCGGTGGCGAGCCGCTCGCCCAGCCGGCCTGTCTCGATCTCCTCAAGGCCCTCTGCGATGCCGGCCATCAGGTCTCGCTCGAGACCGCTGGGGCGCTCGACCTCGGCGGCGTCGATCCGCGGGTCGTCAAGGTCATGGACCTCAAGGCCCCGGGCTCCGGCGAGGTGCACCGCAACCGGTTCGAGAACCTGGCCCTGCTGACCCCGCAGGACCAGATCAAGTTCGTCCTCTGCGACGAGGGCGACTACCGCTGGGCCGTCGCCCAGTTGCGCACCCACGGGCTCGAGCGGATCTGTACCGTCCTCTTCTCCGCCGCGGCCGGCGAGCTGGCGCCAAACGAACTGGCTGAGTGGATCCTGCGCGATCGCCTGCCGGTGCGCCTCCAGCTCCAGCTCCACAAGATCCTCTGGGGCGAGGAGCCGGGGCGCTGAGCCGGAGCGCTCACCAGTGCCCGGTGCCGGGCTCGCCCTTGAAGGGGCCGACGATCTCGTCCGTGATCCAGCCGCCGTAATAGCCGCCGGCCTGGGCGCGCACCCGTTCGCCGTCGACGAGGCAGCGCAGCAGCACCGGGTAGCCAGAGAACCAGCCGGCGATTACCGCGGCGGCACCGGTGGCGTCTCGATAGCGCCAGAGGGCGTCATCGATGCGGCGCTGGTCGCCGAGGACGTGGAAGTACTCCGCCTCGCCCTTCCACTCACAGAAGGTACGCCGCTCGGAGGCGACGAGCCGATCCCGGTCGAGCGCCTCGGGCGGGAGATAGAAGGCCGGTGGACTGCCGGTCTCCAGCGCGCGGATCGCCCGCTCGGTATGAGCGACGAGGATGTCGCCGGCGTACACCTCCACGGTTCGACCATCGGGGACGAAGGCCGGCGGGCGCGGATAGTCCCAGACCGATTCCTGGCCTGGCCCGGGGCTGACGGCGAACGCCGGGCGGACCTGGCCGCGGTAGG
This portion of the Thioflavicoccus mobilis 8321 genome encodes:
- the queE gene encoding 7-carboxy-7-deazaguanine synthase QueE, whose amino-acid sequence is MGEDAARLRVTEIFHSLQGEGLATGERTAFVRLTGCPLRCRYCDSAYAFTGGTRLTIPAVLERVAAHQVRHVCVTGGEPLAQPACLDLLKALCDAGHQVSLETAGALDLGGVDPRVVKVMDLKAPGSGEVHRNRFENLALLTPQDQIKFVLCDEGDYRWAVAQLRTHGLERICTVLFSAAAGELAPNELAEWILRDRLPVRLQLQLHKILWGEEPGR
- the pal gene encoding peptidoglycan-associated lipoprotein Pal, whose product is MDRPVRPTLLLALTVLALGGCGTTPPKTPETPPSGNGTMTAGIDNGGVGQPAPWENPTSPIYRRVIYFGYDRSDILPEYVPLLRTHADWLAKHPDTRVTIEGHTDERGTREYNLALSDQRANAVRRFLITEGVREAQLDTLSYGEEKPASVGHGESSWSMNRRAELDYHGG
- the tolB gene encoding Tol-Pal system beta propeller repeat protein TolB; translated protein: MYRSLLLLLALAVGGLTPAWAELTIEVTGGVEGAQPIAVVPFGSAPSVNPPVDVAAIISADLARTGRFRAMPTREMLTTPHRAEEVDLREWRLLGMNSLVIGEVVPGSVAGFEINCVLFDVFSGDQLLGLSMPASAAGMRLAAHRLADAIYEELTGEKGVFSTRIAYVTVEPEGDGRRTTLRVADADGRNPQTIVSSREPIMSPAWAPDGRRLAYVSFENGRSNIYLQELASGRRELLASYPGINGSPAFSPDGARLAMTLSKDGNAEIYVLDLLTRELRRITDHYAIDTEPAFSPDGNTIVFTSDRGGQPQIYRVAAAGGTAERVTFQNDYNARASFAPDGRSLALVTRAGGRFRVARLDLVRNDLRPLSGGPLDESPSFAPNGSMIIYATLQNGRGVLAATSIDGSVTQRLTQEASDVREPAWSPFID
- the ybgF gene encoding tol-pal system protein YbgF — translated: MRSTHLLALVIGVLLALPAAADSQLEARVARLERVLRNQAPSDLLLEVQRLRQDVQDLRGQVETQQHVLDLLQRQAAGVEPAGADASTEFRGRDDLDLSPPRGDFWGMGAADPTRDRDATVGSDAASGGVPTLPSPETSAGGEREAYQAAFGLLKERRYEDAIAAFEALLRNYPQGTYTDDALFWLGETYYVTRDYPDAIAQYDRLIADYPQSARLPSAMLKVGYIHDEEGRAEDARAIFEAIRARYPYSNEARLAADRLARMDGEGR
- a CDS encoding DUF427 domain-containing protein, whose protein sequence is MRPTQSDLERARRAWTYRGQVRPAFAVSPGPGQESVWDYPRPPAFVPDGRTVEVYAGDILVAHTERAIRALETGSPPAFYLPPEALDRDRLVASERRTFCEWKGEAEYFHVLGDQRRIDDALWRYRDATGAAAVIAGWFSGYPVLLRCLVDGERVRAQAGGYYGGWITDEIVGPFKGEPGTGHW